ATGCCGGTAGGTTTGGACGTAGGGGCGCAGACCCCCGGAGAGGTGGCCGTAAGTATAGCCGCGGAATTGCTCAGAGAGCGCCGCGGCGGGAGCGCCCGCTCCCTAAAAGACCACAGCCCGCAGAAGTCCGCCGGCGACGTTGAACTGCCTTCCGCGGCGGACAGAGAAGTATTGCAGAAAACGCTCACAGGAGATCAAACACCTGCGGCGCTGGCCACAATAGTAAAAACACGGGGCTCCACCCCCCGCAAAGCAGGCGCGCGGATGCTGGTTTACGGAGACGGCCGGATTTTGGGGACAATAGGGGGCGGTTGCGGTGAGTCGGAGGTCCGGCTGGCCGCCCTTGGTGTGATTGACGAAAACTTGCCGCGCATGTATAAAGTGTCGCTTAGCGCGGACACGGCGGCTGCGGAAGGGATGGTCTGCGGCGGCGCGATGGAAGTATTCATAGAACCGGCAGGCGGGTATCAAGAGGTTTTTAGCGGGGGTGAAAAAAATAAGTAAAAATAAAGCAGTGGTAGTGATAAGAGGAGCCGGCGACCTCGCCTCAGGGGTCGCTTACCGTCTTTACAAGAGCGGCCTGGACGTGATCATGACCGAAATAGAACGCCCGCTGGTGGTAAGAAGGACCGTGTCGTTTGCCGAGGCGGTATATGAAGGGAACGTCACCATAGAAGGGATAGAGGCCGGCCTGGCCGGTTCGGTGGAAGGGGCCCTGTCATTGCTTGAAAAAAAGGTCATCCCGGTGCTGGTGGACCCCGCGGCGGCCGTGGTAAAAGATGCGCGTCCCGCGGTGGTGGTGGACGCGAGGATGGCCAAACGCAACCTCGATACCACCATCGGGGACGCGCCGCTGGTAATCGGCCTGGGGCCGGGCTTCACCGCCGGCGTCGACGTCCACGCGGTAATTGAGACCTGCCGGGGACACCGGCTGGGCCGGGCCATTTACAGCGGCGGCGCCATTCCGGACACCGGCGCTCCGGGAGCGGTGGACGGCTATACCCTGGAGAGGCTGTTGAGGGCCCCTGTGGACGGAGTGATGGCGCCGCGCTGTTCTATCGGGGAGCAGGTAGAAAAAGGAGATGTGGTGGCCTATGTCGAAACAACACCGGTATATGCGGAAATGACGGGAATGGTAAGAGGCATGCTCAAAGAGGGGCTGTGGGTTCCCAAAGGGACCAAGATAGGTGACATCGACCCGCGCCAGGACGCCGAATATGACACCATCTCCGATAAAGCGCTGGCTGTCGGCGGAGGGGTTTTGGAGGCGGTATGTCATTTCCTTAACAGCAACCAGTGAACACATTGAATTACGCAAAGGAACATGATTTGTAATGAAGATTATCAATCCTGAACGGGTTCCTAAGGTCAGGATTGGGTGCAGCCATTGGCTCCGTCTAGTTTAAAAAAATTAGTTGCCAGGGATTATTTCCGGCGCAACTAATTTTTTTGCTCAAGGATTAGTTATACTTCTTGAAAAATGTTGACATATGCCCAAAACCAATTTAAGATAATAATGGGCATATACCTATTTTAGTAAGGCTAGGAATAGTCTTTATGATTTCGCGTAACCGCGATTATTCTAATAAAACGGAGGTGGACAATTATGCCGGGAGGAGACAGGACTGGCCCGCTGGGATTAGGAGCTCGTACAGGTAGAGCAGGCGGGTATTGCGCAGGCTTTGGAGCGCCGGGTTATATGAATCAGGTACCTGGCTTTGAATATGGCCCTGGATGCGGACAGGGGGCAGGTTTCGGTCCGGCCGGCGGCCGGGGAGCCTTCCGGGGACGCCGTTTGGGGCGTTCTTTTAGTGGCGGTTATCAGTATAGCGCTCCAGCATACATTCCTATTCTTTCAAAATTTTTGCTTCATTTGTCAGATAAGCAACTTTCCCTGATGGAAAAAAGGCTCGCAGAACTGGAAGTATTAAAGAAAAGTAAGGATTAGTAACTATCAACACAAAAACATAAATGGCATACACAAAAGGTGGCTCTGCAGTAAGAAATCTTTAACATTAAGATGGCGGGGGCACCTCTTCTTTATGGTTGTAACTGTGGCGCCTTGCGTTTTTTTCCATAATTCCTAATAGGATGACGGCAAAATGATATTTCATTCATAAACTGCTATTGCTCATGCTTGTACCTTTGGATTGAATTAATAATTGACATATGCTCTAAATAATTTATACTTAATATATGAAGAACGCCCATTGTGTCTTAATGAGTAACATATTATGCCATAAGAGATGATATGGGTTCTATGACAGGAAGGAGCAGGTTCATGTGCAGGTAAGTATTACCCGGTTTTTGCCAATCATGGAGGAGTTGAGGATGAAAAATATAGTCCCGGTAAATAAGTGAAATA
This genomic interval from Pelotomaculum schinkii contains the following:
- the yqeB gene encoding selenium-dependent molybdenum cofactor biosynthesis protein YqeB, which translates into the protein MKKISKNKAVVVIRGAGDLASGVAYRLYKSGLDVIMTEIERPLVVRRTVSFAEAVYEGNVTIEGIEAGLAGSVEGALSLLEKKVIPVLVDPAAAVVKDARPAVVVDARMAKRNLDTTIGDAPLVIGLGPGFTAGVDVHAVIETCRGHRLGRAIYSGGAIPDTGAPGAVDGYTLERLLRAPVDGVMAPRCSIGEQVEKGDVVAYVETTPVYAEMTGMVRGMLKEGLWVPKGTKIGDIDPRQDAEYDTISDKALAVGGGVLEAVCHFLNSNQ
- a CDS encoding DUF5320 domain-containing protein; this encodes MPGGDRTGPLGLGARTGRAGGYCAGFGAPGYMNQVPGFEYGPGCGQGAGFGPAGGRGAFRGRRLGRSFSGGYQYSAPAYIPILSKFLLHLSDKQLSLMEKRLAELEVLKKSKD